The Erythrobacter insulae genome window below encodes:
- the rplF gene encoding 50S ribosomal protein L6, which translates to MSRIGKKAVAIPAGVTASIENGTLSVKGPKGTLTLGLSDLIDYKVEGDEIQVNPANDGKQARSFWGMQRTLVSNLVEGVTEGFTKTLEISGVGYRAKAQGKTLKLELGFSHDVDLTVPEGLEVKTPDQTTVEISGIDKQAVGQFAAEIREFRKPEPYKGKGIKYRGEYVFRKEGKKK; encoded by the coding sequence ATGAGCCGCATTGGTAAAAAAGCTGTGGCAATCCCTGCCGGGGTTACTGCCAGCATCGAAAACGGCACACTGAGCGTGAAGGGCCCTAAGGGTACTCTGACGCTCGGCCTTTCCGATCTGATCGACTACAAGGTCGAAGGTGACGAGATCCAAGTCAATCCGGCGAATGACGGCAAACAGGCGCGGTCCTTTTGGGGTATGCAGCGTACGCTTGTGTCGAACCTGGTTGAAGGGGTGACCGAAGGTTTCACCAAGACGCTTGAGATTTCCGGCGTTGGTTACCGTGCAAAAGCGCAGGGCAAGACCCTGAAGCTTGAGCTTGGTTTCAGCCATGATGTTGATCTCACTGTGCCCGAGGGCCTCGAAGTTAAAACGCCCGATCAAACAACGGTCGAGATTTCCGGTATCGACAAACAGGCCGTTGGTCAGTTTGCCGCCGAAATTCGCGAATTCCGTAAGCCTGAGCCTTACAAGGGCAAGGGTATCAAGTATCGCGGCGAGTATGTCTTCCGCAAGGAAGGGAAGAAGAAGTAA
- the rplR gene encoding 50S ribosomal protein L18 has product MAKLSLFERRRRRVRSALRARSGGKPRLSVHRTGRHIYAQVIDDIQGQTVAAASTLGAKASGANIDAAVQVGKDIAAAAKKAGVTTVVFDRGGFLFHGRVKALADAAREGGLEF; this is encoded by the coding sequence ATGGCAAAGCTCTCTCTCTTTGAACGTCGCCGGCGCCGCGTGCGCTCTGCGCTTCGCGCTCGGTCTGGTGGCAAGCCGCGTCTGTCGGTTCACCGCACCGGTCGTCACATTTACGCTCAGGTTATCGATGATATCCAGGGCCAGACTGTGGCTGCTGCGTCAACTCTTGGTGCGAAGGCATCGGGTGCAAATATCGATGCTGCCGTTCAGGTTGGCAAAGACATCGCTGCAGCTGCCAAAAAGGCTGGCGTGACCACTGTCGTGTTTGATCGCGGCGGGTTCTTGTTTCATGGCCGCGTTAAAGCGCTGGCCGATGCCGCTCGCGAAGGCGGGCTGGAGTTCTGA
- the rpsE gene encoding 30S ribosomal protein S5, with the protein MMADEKKTEEAATEAVTPEVTEAPAVAETPSEAADNQSAAAEPTAQPTEQPRQGRGGNRGRGGNNNDRGGKGRGRGGRDGGRGRREEEDDGIIEKLVHINRVSKTVKGGKRFGFAALVVVGDGQGRVGFGKGKAREVPEAITKATAAARKKMIRVALKEGRTLHHDANGRFGAGKVTVRTAPPGTGIIAGGPMRAVFESLGVADVVTKSVGTSNPYNMIRATFDALVNQTSPKSVAQRRGKKVADLLGRGGADKAEAEADAAAIAE; encoded by the coding sequence ATGATGGCTGATGAAAAGAAAACCGAAGAAGCAGCGACCGAAGCTGTGACGCCGGAAGTTACCGAAGCACCAGCTGTTGCGGAAACTCCATCGGAGGCGGCTGATAACCAGTCAGCTGCTGCCGAGCCGACTGCGCAACCTACCGAGCAGCCCAGGCAGGGCCGTGGCGGTAACCGTGGCCGCGGTGGCAACAACAATGATCGCGGCGGCAAAGGCCGTGGTCGCGGCGGACGTGATGGTGGCCGTGGCCGCCGCGAGGAAGAAGATGATGGCATCATCGAGAAGCTCGTACACATCAACCGCGTTTCCAAAACGGTGAAGGGTGGTAAGCGTTTCGGCTTTGCTGCGCTCGTCGTTGTCGGTGACGGTCAAGGCCGCGTTGGTTTTGGCAAGGGTAAGGCGCGCGAAGTTCCGGAAGCGATTACCAAGGCAACTGCTGCGGCGCGCAAAAAGATGATCCGCGTTGCACTTAAGGAAGGTCGTACGCTTCATCACGACGCAAATGGTCGTTTCGGTGCGGGCAAGGTGACCGTTCGTACGGCACCTCCGGGCACTGGTATCATTGCCGGTGGTCCGATGCGTGCAGTATTCGAAAGCCTCGGTGTTGCCGACGTTGTGACCAAGTCGGTCGGCACGTCCAACCCTTACAATATGATCCGCGCCACTTTCGACGCGCTCGTCAACCAGACTTCGCCGAAGTCGGTTGCACAGCGTCGTGGTAAGAAAGTCGCTGACCTTTTGGGTCGCGGCGGCGCTGATAAGGCCGAGGCAGAAGCCGACGCCGCAGCAATCGCGGAGTAA
- the rpmD gene encoding 50S ribosomal protein L30, translating into MAAKKTVKIKQIGSPIRRPESQRKILIGLGLNKMHKVVERQDTPEVRGAIAKIPHLVVVVD; encoded by the coding sequence ATGGCTGCCAAGAAAACAGTAAAGATCAAGCAGATCGGTTCGCCGATCCGTCGTCCAGAGAGCCAGCGCAAGATCCTCATCGGTCTTGGGCTTAATAAGATGCATAAAGTCGTCGAGCGTCAGGATACCCCTGAAGTTCGCGGAGCGATCGCAAAGATCCCGCATCTTGTTGTGGTGGTTGACTAA
- the rplO gene encoding 50S ribosomal protein L15, producing the protein MKLNDIRDNEGARSGRMRVGRGIGSGKGKTSGRGQKGQKARSGVAIKGFEGGQMPLHMRLPKRGFNNPFGKDYAEVNIGMIQKFIDEKKLDGKNDITEDALRACGLVRGGKDGVRLLGKGEIKAKAKFIVTGATKGAVAAVENAGGSVEVTAPTNLEVKAAKAEAKEAKAKKKK; encoded by the coding sequence ATGAAACTTAATGACATCCGTGACAATGAAGGCGCCCGTTCCGGTCGCATGCGCGTGGGCCGTGGTATCGGTTCAGGCAAAGGCAAGACATCGGGCCGCGGCCAAAAGGGTCAAAAGGCTCGCTCCGGCGTGGCGATCAAGGGCTTTGAAGGCGGTCAGATGCCGCTTCACATGCGCCTGCCAAAGCGCGGCTTTAACAACCCGTTTGGCAAAGACTACGCCGAAGTGAACATCGGTATGATCCAGAAGTTCATCGACGAGAAAAAGCTCGATGGAAAGAACGACATCACCGAAGATGCGCTTCGTGCGTGTGGTCTTGTCCGCGGCGGCAAAGACGGCGTCCGTTTGCTCGGCAAAGGTGAGATCAAGGCCAAAGCCAAGTTCATCGTGACCGGTGCCACCAAGGGCGCTGTTGCCGCCGTTGAAAATGCCGGCGGCAGTGTCGAAGTGACCGCGCCGACCAACCTTGAAGTCAAAGCCGCTAAGGCCGAGGCCAAGGAAGCCAAAGCGAAGAAAAAGAAGTAA
- the secY gene encoding preprotein translocase subunit SecY, protein MASRADNIASNMNLGNFAQATELRQRIWFTIGALIVFRFLSYVPLPGVNPAALQNLADLGRGGVLELFNTFSGGSLERMSLIALGVMPYITASIVVQMASALHPTLAALKKEGATGRQKLNQYTRYGTVFLCAIQGYFLAAGLESFSAQNGISAVVEPGYVFRVGAVISLVGGTMFLLWLGEQITSRGIGNGVSLIIMAGIVAQFPTFASNLFEGGRTGSIAPGIIIFFVIMVVVLILLISFVERAQRRLLVKYPKRATQNGMAQQDNSYLPLKLNTAGVIPPIFASSLLLLPLTISQFAGNSVDTESGFGGFVVTLNQYLQHGQPIYMTLYALGIIFFTFFYTAVVFNPEERAEDLKKGGGFIPGIRPGKRTADYLEYVLTRITVVGAIYLTLVCVVPEYMIAQTGIPLFLGGTSLLIVVNVTVDTLSQIQSHLLAHQYGDLIKKAKLKGRMR, encoded by the coding sequence ATGGCTTCACGCGCCGATAACATCGCCAGCAATATGAACCTGGGCAATTTTGCCCAAGCTACAGAGCTACGCCAGCGCATCTGGTTCACCATCGGTGCGCTGATAGTTTTTCGTTTCCTGAGCTACGTGCCGCTTCCCGGGGTTAACCCTGCGGCGTTGCAGAACCTTGCTGATCTGGGTCGGGGCGGGGTGCTGGAATTGTTCAACACGTTCTCTGGCGGCAGCCTTGAGCGGATGAGTCTCATCGCGCTCGGCGTTATGCCTTATATTACGGCGTCGATTGTTGTGCAGATGGCTTCGGCTCTGCACCCGACGCTCGCCGCTCTCAAGAAGGAGGGCGCAACCGGTCGTCAGAAATTGAACCAGTACACCCGTTACGGCACTGTTTTCCTGTGCGCGATCCAGGGGTATTTCCTGGCCGCCGGCCTTGAGAGTTTCTCTGCCCAAAACGGTATTTCGGCAGTTGTCGAGCCCGGGTATGTGTTCCGGGTCGGCGCGGTCATCAGTCTTGTCGGTGGGACCATGTTCCTTCTGTGGCTGGGGGAGCAAATTACCTCGCGCGGGATCGGTAATGGTGTGTCTCTTATCATCATGGCCGGTATTGTTGCTCAGTTCCCTACCTTTGCCAGCAACCTGTTTGAAGGCGGCCGGACCGGGTCGATTGCACCGGGCATCATCATCTTTTTTGTGATTATGGTTGTTGTTTTGATCCTGCTGATTTCGTTCGTTGAGCGTGCTCAGCGGCGCTTGTTGGTGAAATACCCCAAGCGCGCAACGCAAAATGGCATGGCTCAGCAGGACAATTCTTATCTGCCGCTTAAACTCAACACGGCGGGCGTTATTCCTCCGATCTTTGCCAGCTCACTGCTTTTGCTGCCGCTGACGATCTCGCAATTTGCGGGCAATTCTGTGGATACAGAAAGCGGCTTTGGTGGCTTCGTTGTCACTCTCAACCAGTATCTTCAGCATGGTCAGCCGATCTACATGACGCTGTATGCGCTCGGCATCATCTTCTTCACCTTCTTCTACACTGCGGTGGTCTTCAATCCGGAAGAGCGCGCCGAGGATTTGAAGAAGGGCGGCGGCTTTATTCCCGGTATCCGTCCGGGTAAACGCACTGCTGATTATCTTGAATATGTTCTGACCCGGATTACGGTTGTTGGCGCGATTTACCTCACGCTGGTTTGTGTCGTCCCGGAATATATGATCGCGCAGACAGGGATTCCGTTGTTCTTGGGCGGAACCAGCTTGCTGATCGTTGTCAATGTGACGGTCGATACGCTGAGCCAGATCCAATCGCATTTGCTGGCCCACCAGTATGGCGATCTGATTAAAAAGGCGAAGCTCAAAGGTCGCATGCGTTAA
- a CDS encoding adenylate kinase, giving the protein MNIILLGPPGAGKGTQSAGLVERHGMLQLSTGDMLRAAVKAQTPVGQKAKAVMDRGELVSDEIVSELIDANLAQMDAETGAIFDGYPRTEAQADQLDEILAKHGRSLDHVIELGVDVDALVERITGRFSCGNCGALYHDAANPPSKEGVCDSCGSTDFKRRPDDNEETVRTRMDEYRAKTAPILPGYEARGIVTRIDGMADIGEVAASIDAVLA; this is encoded by the coding sequence GTGAATATTATTCTTCTCGGCCCACCGGGCGCTGGCAAAGGCACGCAAAGTGCTGGTCTTGTCGAACGCCACGGAATGCTACAGCTTTCCACCGGTGACATGCTGCGCGCCGCAGTAAAGGCGCAAACCCCCGTAGGGCAAAAGGCGAAAGCCGTAATGGACCGGGGCGAGCTTGTTTCGGACGAGATTGTTTCAGAACTTATCGATGCCAATCTAGCGCAAATGGATGCGGAGACGGGGGCCATTTTTGACGGCTACCCTCGCACCGAAGCGCAGGCCGATCAGCTCGACGAGATTTTAGCCAAGCATGGCCGCAGCCTCGACCACGTGATCGAGCTGGGTGTGGATGTCGATGCGCTGGTAGAGCGGATCACAGGGCGTTTTTCCTGCGGCAATTGCGGCGCGCTGTACCATGATGCTGCCAATCCACCTTCGAAAGAGGGTGTGTGCGATTCCTGCGGTTCCACTGATTTCAAACGCCGCCCGGATGACAATGAAGAGACCGTTCGCACCCGTATGGATGAATACCGGGCAAAAACAGCTCCGATCCTTCCTGGATATGAGGCGCGCGGCATTGTCACGCGCATCGACGGGATGGCCGATATTGGCGAAGTTGCCGCCTCAATCGACGCGGTTTTGGCATAA
- a CDS encoding SRPBCC family protein, with protein sequence MRSSIFAAAAFAGAVIASPLAAEITEQDEAGFVTRDEALVEASPKQVWLALITPATWWNKAHTWSGDSGNLTLRPQAGGCFCERIPEVEDADRITLEGSVEHMRVIQAYPESALRMAGALGPLQSEPVSGVLTIAISEAKEGTRIVWEYHVGGRMRFDIPAIAKAVDGVISQQLDGLAQGLGRLDGARPTEEPAPDDAADEKSAEADGGAGSTKLDAGDPDAGSEDAPNSTATSAVDDAFGDLTSDN encoded by the coding sequence ATGCGTTCTTCCATCTTTGCTGCTGCTGCGTTTGCCGGGGCTGTAATTGCGTCGCCACTTGCGGCGGAGATTACCGAACAGGACGAAGCAGGCTTTGTCACGCGGGACGAAGCGCTGGTTGAGGCAAGTCCCAAACAAGTCTGGCTCGCGCTGATCACGCCCGCGACATGGTGGAACAAGGCGCATACGTGGTCCGGAGATTCCGGCAATCTGACACTGCGCCCTCAGGCAGGCGGTTGTTTTTGTGAGCGGATACCCGAGGTCGAAGATGCCGATCGCATCACACTCGAGGGAAGCGTTGAGCATATGCGCGTGATTCAAGCCTATCCGGAATCGGCCCTGCGTATGGCTGGCGCGCTCGGGCCGCTGCAAAGCGAGCCGGTGAGCGGTGTTCTGACGATAGCGATCAGTGAAGCGAAAGAGGGCACTCGTATCGTCTGGGAGTACCACGTTGGTGGCCGTATGCGATTTGATATTCCCGCAATCGCGAAAGCGGTGGACGGTGTGATAAGCCAGCAATTGGATGGGCTTGCGCAGGGGCTGGGCCGTTTGGATGGCGCACGCCCGACTGAAGAGCCTGCACCTGATGATGCGGCTGATGAAAAAAGCGCGGAAGCCGATGGCGGCGCAGGATCAACCAAGCTTGATGCCGGCGATCCTGATGCCGGTTCGGAAGACGCGCCCAACAGCACAGCGACGAGCGCCGTCGATGATGCTTTCGGTGATCTTACCAGCGACAATTGA
- the rpsM gene encoding 30S ribosomal protein S13, with protein sequence MARIAGVNIPTNKRVIIALTYIHGIGRTTAVRIADNLGISHAARVQDLTDEEVLRIREAIDADITVEGDLRRQTAMNIKRLMDLRTYRGLRHRNGLPVRGQRTHTNARTRKGKAKPIAGKKK encoded by the coding sequence GTGGCTCGTATTGCCGGGGTAAACATCCCCACAAATAAGCGCGTTATTATCGCGTTGACATATATTCACGGGATTGGCCGCACAACGGCTGTCCGTATCGCTGATAACCTTGGCATCTCGCATGCGGCACGCGTGCAGGACCTCACTGATGAGGAAGTGCTGCGTATTCGCGAGGCTATTGATGCCGATATCACCGTCGAAGGCGACCTTCGTCGCCAGACCGCGATGAATATCAAGCGTCTGATGGACCTTCGTACATATCGCGGACTGCGTCACCGTAACGGATTGCCCGTTCGCGGACAGCGCACTCACACCAATGCCCGCACCCGCAAGGGTAAGGCCAAGCCGATCGCTGGGAAGAAGAAGTAA
- the rpsK gene encoding 30S ribosomal protein S11, with the protein MAREPGKVRRRDRKNISSGVAHINASFNNTMITITDAQGNAISWSSAGSMGFKGSRKSTPYAAQVAADDAGKKAVEHGVRTLEVEVKGPGSGRESALRGLAAVGFNITSIRDVTPIPHNGVRPSKRRRV; encoded by the coding sequence ATGGCACGCGAACCCGGCAAAGTAAGGCGCCGCGATAGAAAGAACATTTCTAGCGGAGTTGCCCACATCAACGCCAGTTTTAACAACACCATGATCACCATCACGGATGCACAGGGCAACGCTATCAGTTGGTCCAGCGCCGGCAGCATGGGCTTCAAAGGCAGCCGTAAATCGACTCCATACGCCGCACAGGTTGCAGCGGATGACGCCGGTAAAAAAGCGGTGGAGCACGGTGTCCGTACTCTCGAAGTCGAAGTGAAAGGCCCGGGTTCGGGCCGTGAGAGCGCCCTGCGCGGTCTCGCCGCTGTCGGCTTTAACATCACGTCGATCCGCGATGTGACGCCGATCCCGCACAACGGGGTCCGTCCTTCCAAGCGTCGCCGCGTCTGA
- a CDS encoding DNA-directed RNA polymerase subunit alpha translates to MSVNTKNWQELKKPNTLEIKDSDDKQRKVTFVAEPLERGFGLTLGNALRRVLLSSLQGAAITSIKIENVLHEFSSLAGVREDVTDMVLNVKQIALKMEGEGPKRLQLSVTGPATVKAGDIAVTGDIEVMNKDLVLCHLDEGATLNMELTADVGKGYSPAVQNRPIDAPIGLIPVDSLYSPVRQVSYKVENARVGQELDYDKLSLTVETDGTVTPEDAVAFAARILQDQLTLFVHFEDGIPQPQSAMIGQAATPQEDDANQLNRYLLKKVDELELSVRSANCLKNDNIIYIGDLVQKTEAEMLRTPNFGRKSLNEIKEVLSSMGLRLGMDIPGWPPENIEEMAKKLEQELLG, encoded by the coding sequence ATGTCCGTCAATACTAAGAACTGGCAGGAACTTAAGAAACCCAACACTCTCGAGATCAAGGATAGCGACGACAAGCAGCGCAAGGTCACATTTGTGGCTGAGCCGCTTGAGCGTGGCTTTGGCCTGACACTCGGCAATGCTTTGCGCCGCGTTCTGCTTAGCTCGCTTCAAGGCGCTGCTATCACCTCGATCAAGATCGAAAATGTGCTTCACGAATTCTCTTCGCTCGCTGGTGTGCGCGAAGATGTGACCGATATGGTCCTGAACGTGAAACAGATCGCTCTCAAGATGGAAGGTGAAGGGCCCAAGCGTCTGCAGCTTTCCGTAACTGGTCCTGCCACCGTAAAAGCTGGCGACATTGCGGTTACCGGCGATATCGAAGTGATGAACAAGGATCTGGTTCTGTGTCACCTGGATGAAGGCGCAACGCTCAATATGGAGCTGACCGCTGACGTTGGGAAAGGCTATTCGCCAGCAGTTCAGAACCGTCCAATCGATGCGCCGATCGGTCTGATCCCGGTCGACTCGCTTTATTCGCCTGTCCGTCAGGTGAGCTACAAGGTCGAGAACGCCCGCGTTGGTCAGGAGCTTGACTATGACAAGCTTTCCCTGACCGTCGAGACCGATGGCACTGTCACTCCTGAAGACGCTGTGGCTTTCGCTGCGCGTATTCTGCAGGATCAACTGACGCTGTTCGTACACTTCGAAGACGGCATTCCTCAGCCGCAGTCGGCCATGATTGGTCAGGCTGCAACACCGCAGGAAGACGACGCCAATCAGCTCAACCGTTACCTTCTCAAGAAGGTCGACGAGCTCGAGCTTTCTGTGCGTTCGGCAAACTGTCTCAAGAACGACAACATCATCTATATCGGTGATCTGGTTCAAAAGACCGAAGCCGAAATGCTTCGTACGCCAAACTTTGGCCGCAAGTCTTTGAATGAGATTAAAGAGGTTCTCTCCAGCATGGGTCTGCGTCTCGGCATGGACATTCCAGGCTGGCCACCAGAGAACATCGAAGAAATGGCCAAGAAGCTCGAACAAGAGCTACTGGGTTAA
- the rplQ gene encoding 50S ribosomal protein L17, protein MRHGISQRKLSRKSGHRKALFRNMATALIKHEQISTTQAKAKELRPYVEKLVTLAKRGGLSNRRLAMSRLGDETQLKKLFDVLAERYSDREGGYTRIIKGSIIGKGKAGGGFRGSDAAAMAIIEFVERDVDARGQDSGPVMNEADEYAEA, encoded by the coding sequence ATGCGTCACGGAATTTCACAGCGTAAGCTGAGCCGGAAATCGGGCCACCGTAAGGCTCTTTTCCGCAACATGGCCACTGCTTTGATCAAGCATGAGCAGATCAGCACCACACAAGCCAAAGCCAAAGAATTGCGTCCTTACGTAGAGAAACTGGTAACTCTGGCAAAGCGCGGCGGGCTTTCGAACCGTCGTCTCGCCATGAGCCGTCTTGGTGATGAGACGCAGCTTAAAAAGCTGTTTGATGTCCTGGCTGAGCGTTACAGCGACCGTGAAGGCGGATATACCCGCATCATCAAAGGCTCGATCATCGGTAAAGGCAAAGCAGGCGGCGGTTTCCGCGGTTCTGATGCTGCTGCAATGGCGATCATCGAATTCGTCGAACGCGATGTTGATGCCCGCGGTCAAGACAGCGGCCCTGTCATGAACGAAGCCGACGAGTACGCCGAAGCATAA